From Lolium perenne isolate Kyuss_39 chromosome 5, Kyuss_2.0, whole genome shotgun sequence, a single genomic window includes:
- the LOC127304292 gene encoding uncharacterized protein, translated as MMLDMCNFPPSEETAKHSSFDELSAKVKVLEAENESLKTFLQESSNKETEARKELSEKHARDLADLNEKLEKSQGRVISLVAKNKVLEAEAEAIDQLIFPSLGFEWSKESNLKRTEAYDEARISIDALFEACRGIAKTLSLKKAKTTVIDTMTNLMEQVPDFIKDWQKSSARGVASLVLATCKAHFPSLNFANVARGAPKGSDMGALLAETQGYEQLFVRRVNHSFWYNKHDLPKGFSDAEEEEEGEPEYYGEGSGSSVEHSGGGSGDDSEAGSGDSDDDGSAYQESEEEDSK; from the exons ATGATGCTTGATATGTGCAACTTTccgccttcagaagaaactgccaagcactcctcgtttgatgagctatctgccaaggtcaaggtgcttgaggcggagaatgaATCCCTCAAAACTTTTCTCCAAGAATCCTCCaacaaggagactgaggcgaggaaggagctctccgagaagcatgcccgcgacctggcggatCTGAATGAAAAACTAGAGAAGAGCCAGGGTCGCGTGATTTCCTTGGtagccaagaacaaagttctagaagcggaggcggaggccatcgaccaacttatcttcc cgagccttggcttcgagtggtcaaaagagtcgaacctgaagaggacggaggcatacgatgaagcgcggatttctattgacgcgttatttgaagcctgtcgcggaatcgccaagactctgtctctgaagaaggccaaaaccacagtcatcgatacgatgaccaatcttatggaacaagtgccggatttcatcaaggactggcaaaaatcttcagcacgcggagtcgcctccctagtcttggccacctgcaaggctcacttcccctcgctcaactttgcgaatgttgcacgcggagcccccaagggttccgacatgggtgccctccttgcggaaacccaaggctatgagcagttgtttgtcaggcgagtgaatcactcgttctggtataacaaacacgatctgcccaagggattttccgatgcagaggaggaggaggaaggtgagccggagtattatggggaaggctccgggtcaagcgtcgagcattccggaggaggctctggtgacgactccgaagccggatccggtgacagtgacgacgacggctccgcctaccaggaatctgaagaagaggactccaagtag